In the Terriglobus sp. RCC_193 genome, GTCGTAACGACTCGGCAATCTGCTGATAGCTCCGCTCCTCCTGATGATAGAGGACGATGATAGAGCGCTCGACCGCGCTGAGTTTCCCCATTTCTTCTTCGACACGCAACTGTAGTTCGCGCGTTGCCAGTTCCTGTTCGGCGTTTAGCGACGGATGATGCAGGCGATCTTCCCAGCCACTGGTTTCGTCAGAGATGGAAGTCTGGCGCTGATCGATGCGTTTACGGCGCTTCCATTCGTCCTGTGCCACATTAACGACGATGCGGTG is a window encoding:
- a CDS encoding RNA polymerase sigma factor, whose translation is MNDQASFEQVVTQHQDMVFRMLVRLTGSRENVDDLAQEVFLRLYRALPSFRGEALLTTYLHRIVVNVAQDEWKRRKRIDQRQTSISDETSGWEDRLHHPSLNAEQELATRELQLRVEEEMGKLSAVERSIIVLYHQEERSYQQIAESLRLPIGTVRTHLHRGRNKLRTALERKGGWQ